In a single window of the Gracilimonas sp. genome:
- the trmB gene encoding tRNA (guanosine(46)-N7)-methyltransferase TrmB, which yields MPKIKEERMEELPKLENTLVYTDFDEDNPAPRGKWNSDIFGNDQPIVLELACGKGEYSVGLAQLHPDKNYVGLDIKGNRMWVGATEALEKNLGNVRFLRCFIDHLDQFLGKDEVDEAWIVFSDPYIKKERKRLTAPKFLEVYRKVMKPGAVINLKTDSDVLYEYTKEIIEQEGLELLDDEPNVHKNRPDDPELSIITYYESMHLEKGKTIKYLKFRM from the coding sequence GGATGGAAGAGTTGCCCAAGCTCGAAAATACGCTCGTGTATACCGATTTTGATGAAGATAATCCTGCCCCCAGAGGAAAATGGAATTCGGATATTTTTGGAAATGATCAGCCAATCGTACTGGAATTAGCCTGTGGTAAAGGAGAGTATTCGGTTGGATTGGCTCAACTTCACCCCGATAAAAACTATGTGGGATTGGATATCAAAGGAAACCGCATGTGGGTGGGAGCCACCGAAGCCCTTGAAAAGAATCTGGGGAATGTGCGCTTTTTGCGGTGTTTTATCGATCATCTCGATCAGTTTTTGGGAAAGGATGAAGTCGACGAAGCATGGATTGTATTTTCAGATCCCTATATCAAGAAAGAGAGAAAAAGGCTGACGGCACCCAAGTTTCTGGAAGTATATCGAAAAGTGATGAAGCCAGGCGCAGTCATTAACCTGAAAACCGACAGTGATGTGCTCTATGAGTACACAAAAGAAATCATTGAGCAAGAGGGACTTGAGCTGTTGGATGATGAACCCAATGTTCACAAAAATCGGCCGGATGATCCCGAGCTTTCCATTATCACCTATTATGAAAGTATGCACCTCGAAAAAGGAAAAACGATTAAGTATCTGAAGTTTAGGATGTGA